ACCGGTACATCCGAGCCCTCGCGGAGCTGCCGCAGGATGTCCAGGCCGTAGGTGCCCGGCAGCATCAAGTCCAGGATGATGAGCCCGTAGGCCGAGGACTCTCCCGGCTGCAGCGGGCGCCCTCCGGTCCACCAGGTGGGCTCGAAGCCCGCACGGCCCAGGAAATCGGCGATCTGCGCGCCGAGCTGCGGATCGTCCTCGATGAGCAGGATGCGTTCGCCCATGGCCCCAATGTCCTGACAGGAGTGTCTTAAGAGAATCTCAAGACCTCGCCCGGCCCTCTCATGCATTTGGAGGTGAAATAAAAACCCGCCCCTCCCGTCCAGAGGGGTGTTGGCAGCAACCCACACCGGGAGTCTCCACCATGAAGACGCTGAAGCCTTTCTCTTCCGCCCTCGCCGCCGCCCTCCTCCTCGCTGGTTCCGCACAGGCCCAGAACCAGAAGCCGCGCGCGCCGGAGCCCCACGAGATTCGCGCGCCGGACCGCCACGAGGAGCGCCAGGACGCCGCCGAGCGCAGGGATGACCGCAAGGACGTGGCGGAGCTGGAGCGGGTGCTGGAGCGCTTCGACAACGCGCGGGCGCGCCGGCACAACGCCGCCGAGCTGGCCACGGTGGACAACCGGCTGCGCGAGCTGCTGAGGGCGGAGCTGGCCGAGGGCCGTGAGGAGAAGTCCCAGGCCCGCGCCGAGACGCGCAGGGAGTGGGGGGAGAGCCGCGCGGAGAACCGGGACGACGTCCGGGACGCGCGTGTGGAGGCGGCCTCGCAGACGGCGCGCAAGACGATCGCGCGCGAGCTGAACTCGCTCATGGGGGCCCGCTCCCAGGCGCAGCTGAGCCGCAAGCGCGAGCTCATCGTGGAGCTGGTGCGGCTCGGCAAGCAGGAGCTGCGGCAGGACCGGCAGGAGCAGCGCGAGGACCGCAAGGACCGCAAGGACCGGCGCTACTGAGCACTCCCCTGCCCTGAAGTCCCTCAGCGCCGCGTATCGCGGCGCTTCTGCTGGCGCGCGTACTCCGAGCGCAACGCGCCGCCGATGCGTTTACCGGACACCTTGGTCATCTTCGAGACCGGGTTGCCCAGCTTCCGGGGCTTGATGGACCCCCCGTTCGTGTTGGGGGTGGGATACCGATTGTCCCGCATCCTCATGGAGTGTGTCCTCTCGGAGTCAGACCATCCACCTGCGGTAACGCCCGGCGGCCTCCAGGGATGCCTCGGGCTCCAGGGAACGGTCACCAGGCGGCCATGCGACCCCTGGCCACTGCCCGTGTGTCTGGCATCCACCCCAGGGTCGTATGTAAGGCCCCAGGCGCGTTCCACCCAGGTGGGGACTACTTTCCCATTCTGCTGATGTCTCAGTGGAACGGGGCTTCTGTCCGAGGCCCGGGGGAGGAAATACGGAGTGAACCTCGAGACACATCGGTCCACGAGCCCACCTGCCTCCCTGGCGGACCTGTTGGATTTCCGGCGGGAGGACATCACCCGCCAGTGGCTCGAGCGTCTGCACGAGGGCCTGGCACCCGGGCCCCGGACCCGGGCCGCCCTGGAGGACCACATCGGGGACTACCTCCTGGAGCTGGCCACGGTGCTGCGCCGCACCGCGGAGGGCTCGGCCGCCCCGGTGCCGGACCAGAGCGCCCAGGCCCGGGCACACGGAGGCGAGCGCCTGGGCCAGGGCTTCGAGCTGCCCGCGGTGGTGCGGGAGTACGGCGTCCTGCACGACTGCATCCTCGAGCACGCGAAGCAGGCGGGCGTGCCCCTCTCCCACACCGAGGTGCAGCACCTGGTCTCCTTCATCGTCACCGGCATCGCCGAGGCGGTGGACGCGTACACCCGCCAGCGCGACGAGGAGCAACGCCGCAACGAGCTCACCGCGCAGCAGGAGGCCGAGGCCACTCGCGCCCGGCTGCTGCACGAGTCCGAGGCGCAGCGGGAGCGCCTGGCCGCCCTCTTCCAGGAAGCGCCCGCGCTCATCTTCGTGCTGGAAGGGCCCGAGCACGTCCTCACCCTGGCCAACGCCCGTCTCCACCAGGCCATTGGCGTGCGCGACATCCTGGGCAAGCCCCTGCGCGAGGCCCTGCCAGAGCTGGAGGATCAGGGCTTCCGGGTGCTGCTCGACAACGTCTACCGCACGGGTGAGCCGGCCGTGGGCCACGAGGTGCGCGTCTGGGTGTACCGCGACGGAGGCCCCCCGGTGGAGTGCTTCTTCAACTTCGTCTACGCGCCCAACCGGGGAGCGGATGGGCGGGTGGAAGGCGTCTTCGTGCACGCGGTGGAGGTGACGGAGCTGGTGCGCGAGCGCCAGAAGACGGAGGAGGCCCTGGCGCTGCTGGACACGCTGCTCACCACCGCCCCGGTGGGGCTGTCCTTCATGGATCGGGATCTGCGCTACGTGCGCGTCAACCAGATGCTGGCGGACATCATCGGCGCCCCCATCGAGAACATCCTGGGACAGGGGGTGAAGGAAGTCGTCCCCGGACTGGCCAGCCAGCTCGGGCCCATGCGCCGCCAGGTGCTGGAGACGGGACAGGCGGTGCTCGGCCAGGAGGTGACGGGCACCACCCCGGCGACGGGCGGGGAGCTCCACCACTGGCTCGTCAACCACGCCCCGGTGCGCAACCGCGCCGGCGAGGTCTTCCTCGTGGCCAGCGCGGTGCTGGACATCACCGAGCGCAAGCGCTCCGAGAGCGCCACCGAGGAGCGCTTCCGCCTGCTGGTGGAGGGCGTGGAGGACTACGCCATCTTCATGTTGGATCCCGAGGGCCGCGTGGCCAGCTGGAATCCAGGGGCCGAGCGCATCAAGGGCTGGAAGGCGGAGGAGGTGCTCGGCCACCCCATCTCCCTCTTCTACCTGCCCGGGGACGTCATGGCCGGGGTGCCCGAGGAGTCCCTGCGCATCGCCGCCTCCGAGGGGCAGTACCGCACGGAGGCCGTGCTCGTGCGCAAGGACGGCACCCGCTTCTGGGCGGACGTGCTCATCAGCGCCCTGCGTGACGAGCGCGGCGGCCTGCGCGGGTTCGCGAAGATCACCCGTGACATCTCGCCACGGCGGCAGGCCGAGGAGATATTGCGCGCGACGACGCGGCGGCTCGAGGCCATCCTGGAGACGGCGGTGGACGGCATCATCACCATCGACGAGCAGGGCGCCATCCAGAGCGTCAACCCGGCCACGGTGCGCATTTTCGGCTACGCGCCCGAGGAGCTGATCGGCCGGGACATGCGCCACCTGGTGCCCGAGCCCCAGC
The sequence above is drawn from the Archangium gephyra genome and encodes:
- a CDS encoding PAS domain S-box protein, translated to MNLETHRSTSPPASLADLLDFRREDITRQWLERLHEGLAPGPRTRAALEDHIGDYLLELATVLRRTAEGSAAPVPDQSAQARAHGGERLGQGFELPAVVREYGVLHDCILEHAKQAGVPLSHTEVQHLVSFIVTGIAEAVDAYTRQRDEEQRRNELTAQQEAEATRARLLHESEAQRERLAALFQEAPALIFVLEGPEHVLTLANARLHQAIGVRDILGKPLREALPELEDQGFRVLLDNVYRTGEPAVGHEVRVWVYRDGGPPVECFFNFVYAPNRGADGRVEGVFVHAVEVTELVRERQKTEEALALLDTLLTTAPVGLSFMDRDLRYVRVNQMLADIIGAPIENILGQGVKEVVPGLASQLGPMRRQVLETGQAVLGQEVTGTTPATGGELHHWLVNHAPVRNRAGEVFLVASAVLDITERKRSESATEERFRLLVEGVEDYAIFMLDPEGRVASWNPGAERIKGWKAEEVLGHPISLFYLPGDVMAGVPEESLRIAASEGQYRTEAVLVRKDGTRFWADVLISALRDERGGLRGFAKITRDISPRRQAEEILRATTRRLEAILETAVDGIITIDEQGAIQSVNPATVRIFGYAPEELIGRDMRHLVPEPQQRKNLGTGVRKLIGIGREVHGRRKDGSVFPLELSASETLLPQGRFFTCIVRDITSRKRAEEAQALFVEVGTLLSQSLDVHTTLKSLASLVVSHLADYCMVDLLSEDGQLQRLELTARDAERQALLHHTMMYPTHQGNGGVMLQLLNTGVPLAEPDVSSEWLDSVARSEEHRALLEALSLKSVILVPLVARDRKLGIISFAWNRFRPTCTSTDLEVARGVADRAAMALDNARLYQEAQAAIQEREDLVAIVSHDLRTPLNAIALSATTLLKREDVDERTTKAAQRIHSSADRASRMIRDLLDFNQARMRGIPVHREPLNLHEHVRRVVTEVRLAWPARRISFQASGDGWGAWDGDRLAQVVTNLVGNALQHSPRDTPVRVSTRSEGEDVLLEVHNEGNPISPEVLPGLFEPYQRGPDAGARQGSLGLGLFITRQIVLGHGGTIDVSSSEEDGTTFTVRLPRRLADQDQLMS